Proteins from a genomic interval of Pseudophryne corroboree isolate aPseCor3 chromosome 4, aPseCor3.hap2, whole genome shotgun sequence:
- the EEF1AKMT4 gene encoding EEF1A lysine methyltransferase 4: MYKESGYWDARYAEERRLPGGHEWFGGYRDFAPLVRRELRPGMRGLVLGCGTSSLSVQLHKEGVSPLFSIDYSPVCIMEMAQRHADVPDMNWMVMDARQLQFPGGTFDLVIEKGTLDAMMVDEKDPWTVTQETTSLVDEVLSEVSRVLTPSGCFISITFSQPHFRIRHYAQPQYDWSVSYDTYGRDFHYFLYTMHKGRRLTPCDLEKGQSLQKPYVQEQVSTLLESDNEDFLSNIQI, translated from the exons ATGTACAAGGAGTCGGGTTACTGGGACGCCCGGTATGCGGAGGAGCGGCGCCTCCCCGGGGGACACGAGTGGTTTGGGGGTTATCGGGACTTTGCACCCCTGGTGAGAAGAGAGCTGCGGCCCGGGATGCGAGGACTGGTGCTGG GATGTGGTACCAGCTCATTGAGTGTTCAGCTGCACAAGGAAGGAGTGAGTCCACTCTTTAGTATTGATTACTCTCCAGTATGCATAATGGAGATGGCACAGAGACATGCAGATGTGCCAGACATGAACTGGATGGTTATGGACGCTCGGCAGCTGCAGTTTCCTGGTGGGACATTTGACCTGGTTATTGAAAAAGGCACTCTTGATGCTATGATGGTGGATGAGAAAGATCCATGGACAGTTACCCAGGAAACTACCAGCCTAGTAGATGAAGTGCTGAGTGAG GTTAGTCGTGTCCTCACTCCCAGCGGTTGCTTCATCTCTATAACGTTCTCACAACCACACTTTCGCATACGTCACTATGCACAACCTCAGTATGACTGGTCTGTGTCTTATGACACCTATGGAAGAGACTTCCACTATTTCCTCTATACTATGCATAAAGGGAGACGTTTGACGCCCTGTGATCTTGAGAAGGGCCAAAGTCTTCAGAAACCTTATGTTCAGGAGCAAGTATCAACTCTTCTAGAATCTGACAATGAGGATTTCCTTAGTAACATCCAAATATGA